From Varibaculum massiliense, a single genomic window includes:
- a CDS encoding heme-binding beta-barrel domain-containing protein has product MMDLPLGLAKELIPLAWLLGSWRGWGTTNLPKDPGAKNGEREQCFIWQETTFRATGTSLQQVTLTWLAEPVGDAPDMQADAATGLSQLRRGSLLWREDTSWRVTASAVADSEQEARSRCRLTSSGGPYTEEVSWEAVSMGPRIMISSRRAPASFEQLSRMMGLVSSELFWAQDSVLPGKDSESDFSARLLRLPAGEETLSAPGVTSLPAGEDPRGDLDKEEAAAPEEKKDSGQTAAEESEETPDSQRKPGD; this is encoded by the coding sequence ATGATGGATTTACCTTTAGGCTTGGCGAAAGAATTAATCCCCTTGGCGTGGCTATTAGGCTCGTGGCGGGGCTGGGGAACCACGAATCTGCCCAAGGATCCGGGAGCCAAAAACGGCGAGCGCGAGCAATGTTTTATTTGGCAAGAAACTACTTTTCGCGCTACCGGCACCAGTTTGCAGCAAGTAACCCTTACGTGGCTGGCTGAACCGGTAGGCGATGCCCCCGATATGCAAGCTGATGCGGCCACTGGCTTGTCCCAGTTGCGGCGAGGATCCTTGCTGTGGCGGGAAGATACTTCTTGGCGAGTGACTGCTTCGGCGGTCGCAGATAGCGAGCAAGAGGCGCGTTCGCGGTGCCGCCTGACATCTTCCGGCGGACCCTACACCGAAGAGGTTTCCTGGGAGGCGGTTTCGATGGGGCCTAGGATCATGATTTCTTCTCGCCGCGCCCCTGCCTCCTTTGAGCAGCTCAGCCGGATGATGGGGCTGGTTTCTTCGGAACTGTTCTGGGCGCAAGATTCAGTTTTACCGGGTAAAGATTCCGAATCTGATTTTTCGGCGCGTCTGCTGCGCCTGCCTGCGGGGGAGGAAACCTTAAGCGCTCCCGGGGTGACTTCTTTGCCCGCCGGAGAGGATCCTAGAGGGGATTTAGATAAAGAGGAAGCCGCTGCCCCGGAAGAGAAAAAAGATAGCGGTCAGACAGCAGCCGAAGAGAGCGAAGAAACTCCTGATAGCCAGCGGAAACCAGGAGACTAG